A stretch of Henckelia pumila isolate YLH828 chromosome 4, ASM3356847v2, whole genome shotgun sequence DNA encodes these proteins:
- the LOC140867800 gene encoding RING-H2 finger protein ATL29-like, with translation MRTYSVQASPPLASPEYKTPPITIILTIVLLLFFFIGFFSIYFCRCLMQILLYTRRSPRGTPATGNITSASPPGLDPVIIQSFPSFSYYSVKDYRREKYGLECAICLVEFVDSDVLRLLTSCCHVFHQECIDLWLESHRTCPVCRRNLDSPMHSPVKSPLHAEDFLSITINEYETRDNGNRDQIIAPQMDHKVQYFYRSHSTGHNSFIDQSKEEENGDHKFTLRLPENVKSNIIKGHTSSISWSTFGDYKAKVSSSPT, from the coding sequence ATGAGAACCTACTCCGTTCAAGCCTCTCCTCCTCTGGCGTCTCCGGAATATAAGACACCGCCCATCACCATTATTCTCACAATCGTCCTTCTCTTATTTTTCTTCATCGGTTTCTTCTCCATTTATTTTTGTAGGTGTCTCATGCAAATCCTACTTTACACACGGCGCAGTCCGAGAGGAACTCCGGCGACCGGTAACATCACATCCGCCTCGCCGCCGGGACTCGACCCAGTTATCATACAATCATTCCCTAGCTTTAGTTATTATAGTGTCAAAGATTATAGACGAGAGAAATATGGCCTCGAATGCGCCATTTGTCTGGTTGAATTTGTAGATAGTGACGTTCTTCGCTTATTGACATCTTGTTGCCATGTATTCCATCAAGAATGCATCGATCTCTGGCTGGAGTCACACAGAACGTGCCCTGTCTGCCGGAGAAATCTCGATTCACCGATGCATTCACCTGTCAAATCCCCTTTACATGCCGAAGATTTTTTAAGCATCACAATCAACGAATATGAAACAAGGGATAATGGAAACAGGGATCAAATAATTGCTCCACAGATGGATCACAAGGTACAATATTTTTATAGATCACATTCCACGGGGCATAATTCTTTCATTGATCAAAGTAAGGAGGAAGAAAACGGAGATCATAAATTTACTTTGAGATTGCCTGAGAATGTTAAATCAAACATTATTAAAGGCCATACTTCAAGTATAAGTTGGAGTACATTCGGAGATTACAAAGCAAAAGTTAGCTCTAGCCCTACGTAA